CTTTGGTCTTAGAGCAAGGCTATTTGTATCTCATTCCCAGTTTCACGCGGTGCGATCATTCCTGCCAAGATTGGCTAAGTCAGTATTATGTGCACATCTTAGAAGAGAACCCGACTGGATTATCACTATTTGCCTATAGTAGGCGGGTGATCAAAATAGAATCCAAACCGGAAGATGTTATTCTTTTCAAACGGCTCCTGCACTTAAATCCAGGACGTGATTTAAGAAGAAGTGATGACCCCCGAGAATATCAAAAGCAGCCCTTACTTAAAGATTTCAAGCAGCGAAACAATGATATCCCCTTTGCTGATTATCTGGAGACGAATGGCCTGATTTTACAATTACTGTCACGCTTCTTAATCAATGAGGAATGGTTGTTAGCTCAGCAAACGCGAATACCTGCCAAAATTCAGTTGGCCATCAATTACATTCAAATGCATTTGAGCAGCCCAATAACGGTGACAGCGTTAGCAGAACACGTGAATCAAAGTGCTCACTACTTTTCTAAACTGTTTTTACAGGCTACGGGTCAGCGACCCTTGGAATATCTGGTACAAAAGAGAATCGAGAAGGCTCAATTCTTAATGTTGACAACCTCGTTGAGCTTATCAGAGATTGCCATAGAAACGGGGTTTGACAGTTTATCTTATTTTTCTCGCAGCTTCAAAAAAGTT
The genomic region above belongs to Siphonobacter curvatus and contains:
- a CDS encoding AraC family transcriptional regulator; the protein is MAFIAINLSFMHNTGFKASFSLLHTDYVQLNKSWNYREVMSPFYRIYLIDGGQGSLGDTDQALVLEQGYLYLIPSFTRCDHSCQDWLSQYYVHILEENPTGLSLFAYSRRVIKIESKPEDVILFKRLLHLNPGRDLRRSDDPREYQKQPLLKDFKQRNNDIPFADYLETNGLILQLLSRFLINEEWLLAQQTRIPAKIQLAINYIQMHLSSPITVTALAEHVNQSAHYFSKLFLQATGQRPLEYLVQKRIEKAQFLMLTTSLSLSEIAIETGFDSLSYFSRSFKKVTGQSASQYSRANIF